The DNA segment CAAGGGCCGGACGATCGTTTTCATGACCAGCCTGACGGTCGCCGCGATGCTGATTTTTCTGTGCATGATGGCTGTACAACTGGTGGCCTCCGGCAACGGCGATTCTTTTGCGGCCCGCATCGTCCGTTCCGCCAGCAGCCAATCGTTGCACAACATCATGGGCCAGGAAATTCCGCTGTACGCTTCCGCTGATCCCAACCGCGCCGGTGTGCCGAATGAACCCAGTTTGCACATCGCTTCGATGCTTTTTTATTTGTTCACGGAAATTGACGCGGAGCATCCGGAATCGATCCTCAACCGTCAGATTTCGGCGATGGCCGTGAGCCATTCCAATTCTTTGACGGAAGGGTTCGATGAACCGCCGGCGGAAGACAAACTGCCGGAAACGCCCGATCAACATCAGCCACCGCCCGAAACGGAACAACCGAATCCGATGCAGCCGGACGGAAAACCGCTCGTTTACATTTATCACACGCATAACCGGGAAGCTTATTTGCCCGATCTCGGTTTGACCGATCCGCTCAAAGCGTATGACAAGAACAAAAACATTACGCTGGTGGGAGAGCGTCTCCTGAAATCCCTC comes from the Effusibacillus pohliae DSM 22757 genome and includes:
- the spoIIP gene encoding stage II sporulation protein P, yielding MIRSRSPRQFRSITLNAGTHKGRTIVFMTSLTVAAMLIFLCMMAVQLVASGNGDSFAARIVRSASSQSLHNIMGQEIPLYASADPNRAGVPNEPSLHIASMLFYLFTEIDAEHPESILNRQISAMAVSHSNSLTEGFDEPPAEDKLPETPDQHQPPPETEQPNPMQPDGKPLVYIYHTHNREAYLPDLGLTDPLKAYDKNKNITLVGERLLKSLKSKNIEAIQTKNDYWYKGNIQNEYDLSRKTVQEVLKQHDSIKMVFDIHRDSGSRGSTTAQINGQDVAKVFFIIGGSNPNWQENSEFAKKLHAKLQQMYPGLSKGVHKNKWDNPAYDSRYNQDLFKNSVLIEIGGPDNTLEECYRTADMLANVIAEAAKDKQTAAGNQGRP